A genomic window from Diospyros lotus cultivar Yz01 chromosome 2, ASM1463336v1, whole genome shotgun sequence includes:
- the LOC127794876 gene encoding mitochondrial import inner membrane translocase subunit TIM23-1-like isoform X5, producing the protein MAYQQPAPKDDDHNRRLYNPYQDLQVPIHTLYKLPTSPEFLFQEESVAQRRSWGENLTYYTGIGYLGGATAGAVKGFAEGVRASEPGDTAKLRVNRILNASGQAGRRIGNRAGVIGLMYAGMESGLVALRDTDDMINSVAAGLGTGMLYKAASGPRSAAVAGAIGGLVVGLALTGKQLVF; encoded by the exons ATGGCCTACCAGCAGCCAGCGCCAAAGGACGATGACCACAATCGCCGCCTCTACAATCCCTACCAAGACCTCCAGGTCCCCATCCACACGCTCTACAAGCTCCCGACCTCGCCTGAGTTCCTTTTCCAGGAGGAGTCCGTCGCACAGCGCCGCTCTTGGGGCGAGAACCTCACTTACTACACGGGCATCGGCTACCTCGGCGGGGCCACCGCCGGCGCCGTGAAGGGCTTCGCAGAAGGCGTCAGGGCGTCGGAGCCTGGCGACACGGCGAAGCTCCGGGTGAACCGGATCCTCAACGCGTCGGGGCAGGCGGGGCGGAGGATTGGGAACCGGGCCGGGGTGATCGGGTTGATGTATGCCGGGATGGAGAGCGGGTTGGTGGCGCTGAGGGACACCGATGATATGATCAACAGCGTGGCGGCGGGGCTGGGAACCGGCATGCTCTATAAGGCTGCGTCCGGGCCGCGGTCCGCAGCTGTGGCCGGTGCGATTGGCGGCTTGGTGGTTGGGCTGGCGTTGACGGGGAAGCAGCTG GTCTTTTAA
- the LOC127794876 gene encoding mitochondrial import inner membrane translocase subunit TIM23-1-like isoform X1 translates to MAYQQPAPKDDDHNRRLYNPYQDLQVPIHTLYKLPTSPEFLFQEESVAQRRSWGENLTYYTGIGYLGGATAGAVKGFAEGVRASEPGDTAKLRVNRILNASGQAGRRIGNRAGVIGLMYAGMESGLVALRDTDDMINSVAAGLGTGMLYKAASGPRSAAVAGAIGGLVVGLALTGKQLTLCDGEVKSMLPSKEFDQLVMA, encoded by the exons ATGGCCTACCAGCAGCCAGCGCCAAAGGACGATGACCACAATCGCCGCCTCTACAATCCCTACCAAGACCTCCAGGTCCCCATCCACACGCTCTACAAGCTCCCGACCTCGCCTGAGTTCCTTTTCCAGGAGGAGTCCGTCGCACAGCGCCGCTCTTGGGGCGAGAACCTCACTTACTACACGGGCATCGGCTACCTCGGCGGGGCCACCGCCGGCGCCGTGAAGGGCTTCGCAGAAGGCGTCAGGGCGTCGGAGCCTGGCGACACGGCGAAGCTCCGGGTGAACCGGATCCTCAACGCGTCGGGGCAGGCGGGGCGGAGGATTGGGAACCGGGCCGGGGTGATCGGGTTGATGTATGCCGGGATGGAGAGCGGGTTGGTGGCGCTGAGGGACACCGATGATATGATCAACAGCGTGGCGGCGGGGCTGGGAACCGGCATGCTCTATAAGGCTGCGTCCGGGCCGCGGTCCGCAGCTGTGGCCGGTGCGATTGGCGGCTTGGTGGTTGGGCTGGCGTTGACGGGGAAGCAGCTG ACCCTCTGTGATGGAGAGGTTAAATCAATGCTGCCATCCAAGGAATTTGACCAGTTGGTCATGGCCTAA
- the LOC127794876 gene encoding mitochondrial import inner membrane translocase subunit TIM23-1-like isoform X4 — MAYQQPAPKDDDHNRRLYNPYQDLQVPIHTLYKLPTSPEFLFQEESVAQRRSWGENLTYYTGIGYLGGATAGAVKGFAEGVRASEPGDTAKLRVNRILNASGQAGRRIGNRAGVIGLMYAGMESGLVALRDTDDMINSVAAGLGTGMLYKAASGPRSAAVAGAIGGLVVGLALTGKQLEEERLI; from the exons ATGGCCTACCAGCAGCCAGCGCCAAAGGACGATGACCACAATCGCCGCCTCTACAATCCCTACCAAGACCTCCAGGTCCCCATCCACACGCTCTACAAGCTCCCGACCTCGCCTGAGTTCCTTTTCCAGGAGGAGTCCGTCGCACAGCGCCGCTCTTGGGGCGAGAACCTCACTTACTACACGGGCATCGGCTACCTCGGCGGGGCCACCGCCGGCGCCGTGAAGGGCTTCGCAGAAGGCGTCAGGGCGTCGGAGCCTGGCGACACGGCGAAGCTCCGGGTGAACCGGATCCTCAACGCGTCGGGGCAGGCGGGGCGGAGGATTGGGAACCGGGCCGGGGTGATCGGGTTGATGTATGCCGGGATGGAGAGCGGGTTGGTGGCGCTGAGGGACACCGATGATATGATCAACAGCGTGGCGGCGGGGCTGGGAACCGGCATGCTCTATAAGGCTGCGTCCGGGCCGCGGTCCGCAGCTGTGGCCGGTGCGATTGGCGGCTTGGTGGTTGGGCTGGCGTTGACGGGGAAGCAGCTG GAAGAGGAGAGGCTTATTTAG
- the LOC127794876 gene encoding mitochondrial import inner membrane translocase subunit TIM23-2-like isoform X3 has translation MAYQQPAPKDDDHNRRLYNPYQDLQVPIHTLYKLPTSPEFLFQEESVAQRRSWGENLTYYTGIGYLGGATAGAVKGFAEGVRASEPGDTAKLRVNRILNASGQAGRRIGNRAGVIGLMYAGMESGLVALRDTDDMINSVAAGLGTGMLYKAASGPRSAAVAGAIGGLVVGLALTGKQLVKRYVPI, from the coding sequence ATGGCCTACCAGCAGCCAGCGCCAAAGGACGATGACCACAATCGCCGCCTCTACAATCCCTACCAAGACCTCCAGGTCCCCATCCACACGCTCTACAAGCTCCCGACCTCGCCTGAGTTCCTTTTCCAGGAGGAGTCCGTCGCACAGCGCCGCTCTTGGGGCGAGAACCTCACTTACTACACGGGCATCGGCTACCTCGGCGGGGCCACCGCCGGCGCCGTGAAGGGCTTCGCAGAAGGCGTCAGGGCGTCGGAGCCTGGCGACACGGCGAAGCTCCGGGTGAACCGGATCCTCAACGCGTCGGGGCAGGCGGGGCGGAGGATTGGGAACCGGGCCGGGGTGATCGGGTTGATGTATGCCGGGATGGAGAGCGGGTTGGTGGCGCTGAGGGACACCGATGATATGATCAACAGCGTGGCGGCGGGGCTGGGAACCGGCATGCTCTATAAGGCTGCGTCCGGGCCGCGGTCCGCAGCTGTGGCCGGTGCGATTGGCGGCTTGGTGGTTGGGCTGGCGTTGACGGGGAAGCAGCTGGTAAAGAGATATGTTCCGATCTAA
- the LOC127794876 gene encoding mitochondrial import inner membrane translocase subunit TIM23-1-like isoform X2 translates to MAYQQPAPKDDDHNRRLYNPYQDLQVPIHTLYKLPTSPEFLFQEESVAQRRSWGENLTYYTGIGYLGGATAGAVKGFAEGVRASEPGDTAKLRVNRILNASGQAGRRIGNRAGVIGLMYAGMESGLVALRDTDDMINSVAAGLGTGMLYKAASGPRSAAVAGAIGGLVVGLALTGKQLMKIFARNYDEERQSKK, encoded by the coding sequence ATGGCCTACCAGCAGCCAGCGCCAAAGGACGATGACCACAATCGCCGCCTCTACAATCCCTACCAAGACCTCCAGGTCCCCATCCACACGCTCTACAAGCTCCCGACCTCGCCTGAGTTCCTTTTCCAGGAGGAGTCCGTCGCACAGCGCCGCTCTTGGGGCGAGAACCTCACTTACTACACGGGCATCGGCTACCTCGGCGGGGCCACCGCCGGCGCCGTGAAGGGCTTCGCAGAAGGCGTCAGGGCGTCGGAGCCTGGCGACACGGCGAAGCTCCGGGTGAACCGGATCCTCAACGCGTCGGGGCAGGCGGGGCGGAGGATTGGGAACCGGGCCGGGGTGATCGGGTTGATGTATGCCGGGATGGAGAGCGGGTTGGTGGCGCTGAGGGACACCGATGATATGATCAACAGCGTGGCGGCGGGGCTGGGAACCGGCATGCTCTATAAGGCTGCGTCCGGGCCGCGGTCCGCAGCTGTGGCCGGTGCGATTGGCGGCTTGGTGGTTGGGCTGGCGTTGACGGGGAAGCAGCTG